From a region of the Candidatus Brocadia sp. genome:
- a CDS encoding nucleotidyltransferase domain-containing protein gives MGRDDVLAILRDFKQRFAEKYGILEIGIFGSTARDDAREDSDVDICIKTKTPDPFAIVHIKEEIESRIRKHVDIVRIREKMNPFLRERIEKEGIYA, from the coding sequence ATGGGAAGGGACGATGTCCTTGCTATTTTGCGAGACTTTAAACAGCGCTTTGCCGAGAAATATGGAATCCTGGAGATAGGCATCTTTGGTTCAACTGCGCGGGATGATGCGCGGGAAGACAGCGATGTTGACATCTGCATTAAAACAAAGACTCCTGATCCATTTGCCATTGTCCATATCAAGGAAGAGATTGAAAGCCGGATACGGAAACATGTTGATATAGTCCGGATACGTGAAAAGATGAACCCTTTTCTTAGGGAGCGCATAGAAAAAGAGGGCATCTATGCCTGA
- a CDS encoding DUF86 domain-containing protein yields MQRDRAYMLDIIEAAKLAVSYIEDKRREDFLKDVQCQDAVIRRLEIIGEAARCITDKTKTAFPWLP; encoded by the coding sequence ATGCAGAGAGATAGGGCCTACATGCTCGATATCATTGAGGCAGCAAAACTTGCTGTTTCATACATTGAAGACAAGAGAAGGGAAGATTTCTTAAAGGATGTTCAGTGTCAAGATGCCGTAATAAGGAGGCTTGAAATTATCGGTGAAGCGGCACGATGCATAACGGATAAGACAAAGACTGCTTTTCCCTGGCTTCCATGA
- a CDS encoding site-specific DNA-methyltransferase, which yields MTTDPGDLVLDITCGSGTTAHVAENWGRRWITCDTSRVAITLAKQRLMTAVYDYYELAHPHEGVGSGFQYKTVPHITLKSIANNEPPAQETLYDQPFIDSKRLRVTGPFTVEAVPAPTAVMSGEGLVISERNSLTTDHYPLTTAIARSGETLRQSNWRDELLRAGVRAKGGKLIEFIRVEPLSGTRYLQAEAETKPTPDPSGGGEKTQRVLVCFGPEHAPLEQRMVELALEEAMHLKPKPHMVLFCAFQFDEEAAKDIDETNWPGVTLLKAQMNADLLTDDLKKKRSSNESFWLIGQPDVRVISGEWLVDSEGRQILLYDNGKKLSGLDSLAEINHIDKKDLCVYAAISQRRDLWTDFTDAQGSRIYCMQHSGGTGEEQHGGIHSVPGHFQGVFSRIGDIAVAVKRNEFPDEGKLFDFIKQLRRDKQIVDCINQITIHSPLTTKHMSQIEILGFDYYNPKTGTVESGGKGDIAMWMLDTDYDGRSLFPSQVFFPMAGDKEGWATLAKNLKAEIDEEKIGAFRGTVSLPFTPGKAVAVKIIDARGIESLKIIRL from the coding sequence ATGACCACCGACCCCGGCGATCTTGTTCTGGACATTACTTGCGGCAGCGGCACTACTGCTCACGTCGCCGAGAATTGGGGCAGAAGGTGGATCACTTGCGATACTTCCCGTGTCGCAATAACCCTTGCCAAGCAGCGCCTGATGACGGCGGTGTATGATTATTATGAACTTGCCCATCCGCATGAAGGCGTTGGCAGTGGTTTTCAATACAAGACCGTTCCGCACATCACCTTAAAAAGCATTGCCAACAACGAGCCTCCTGCCCAGGAAACCTTATATGACCAGCCGTTTATAGATAGCAAGCGATTACGGGTAACCGGCCCATTCACCGTTGAGGCGGTTCCGGCACCAACAGCAGTGATGAGTGGCGAGGGGTTAGTGATTAGTGAAAGAAACTCGCTAACCACTGACCACTATCCACTAACCACTGCAATAGCCCGTAGTGGCGAAACCCTTCGCCAAAGCAACTGGCGGGATGAACTGCTGCGCGCAGGCGTACGGGCAAAAGGCGGCAAGTTAATCGAATTTATACGGGTAGAGCCGTTAAGCGGCACACGTTATTTGCAGGCAGAGGCAGAGACGAAACCCACCCCTGACCCCTCCGGGGGAGGGGAAAAAACGCAGAGAGTATTGGTCTGCTTTGGCCCGGAACATGCACCACTAGAGCAACGCATGGTGGAACTGGCATTGGAAGAGGCCATGCACCTGAAACCCAAGCCACACATGGTCTTATTCTGTGCCTTTCAGTTTGACGAAGAAGCCGCAAAAGACATTGATGAAACAAACTGGCCCGGAGTTACCCTGCTCAAAGCCCAGATGAACGCCGACCTGCTCACCGATGACCTGAAAAAGAAACGCAGCAGCAACGAAAGCTTCTGGCTTATTGGTCAGCCGGATGTGAGAGTGATTAGTGGAGAGTGGTTAGTGGATAGTGAAGGGAGGCAAATACTACTATATGACAACGGTAAAAAGTTATCGGGACTTGATAGTCTGGCAGAAATCAATCACATTGACAAAAAAGATTTATGCGTTTACGCAGCTATTTCCCAAAGAAGAGATTTATGGACTGACTTCACAGATGCGCAGGGCAGCCGTATCTATTGCATGCAACATAGCGGAGGGACAGGCGAGGAACAGCACGGGGGAATTCATTCAGTTCCTGGGCATTTCCAAGGGGTCTTTAGCCGAATTGGAGACATTGCAGTTGCTGTCAAAAGAAATGAATTTCCTGACGAAGGAAAATTATTTGACTTTATCAAACAATTGCGCAGAGATAAACAAATTGTTGACTGCATTAATCAAATCACTATCCACTCGCCACTAACCACGAAACACATGTCGCAGATCGAAATCCTCGGCTTCGATTACTACAACCCCAAAACCGGAACCGTGGAAAGCGGCGGCAAGGGCGACATTGCCATGTGGATGCTCGACACCGATTACGATGGCCGCAGTTTATTCCCTTCACAGGTATTCTTCCCCATGGCAGGAGACAAAGAAGGCTGGGCAACCTTGGCTAAAAACCTGAAGGCCGAGATTGATGAAGAAAAGATAGGGGCGTTCAGGGGAACGGTATCTTTGCCGTTTACCCCGGGCAAGGCAGTGGCTGTAAAGATCATTGATGCCAGGGGGATTGAGAGTTTGAAGATTATACGATTGTAG
- a CDS encoding DEAD/DEAH box helicase family protein yields MKKIDKLIINSPYEEPRQYWEYVRDTREFVRQDGRRPAGYVVASESSKSFDDPGTFIEIKLVNTIRPRVKKWREDGYPGIAGITKRLLQHWQDPEERKDRRFFFCQLEAIETLIWLTEAPEADRTGIDISGDGGDFSRWCCKMATGSGKTIVMSMLIAWQILNKAANNKDTHFSKNILVVAPGLTVRNRLSVLNPFDKENYYEEFNIVPSGLMESLRQGKVKIVNWHTLAWDSEERLAKKKTVDKRGAKSDEAYVRDVLGDMANATNLIVINDEAHHAWRVPAESKMKGVKKEDIEESTVWVGGLDRIHRARGIIRCFDLSATPFAPSGKKANEEALFPWIVSDFGLNDAIESGLVKTPRVVIRDDANVDENLRSRLYHIYMDATVKDDINRKAEEGEPLPDLIKNAYLLLGKDWKAAKDDWEKAGHKIPPVMITVANTTYTSARIKYAFDHDAFFLSVAGLVDLCDQEKILQIDSRILDKAEAETEEAGTDGKKPEENDDNQTKEKRLTKKQQAELLRKTVDTVGKTGEPGEQIQNVISVGMLSEGWDAKTVTHIMGLRAFSSQLLCEQVVGRGLRRTSYDVGKDGLFEPEYVNIFGVPFTFMPHEGTDGPPPPPPPPKTRIEPVEEKAEHKISFPNILRIDHVYQPQLSLNLEKVKPLELDPYESITGAELAAIIAGKPNPAALTEIDLKEIGEKFRMQSIIFRIASSIYNSEKKPDWKGSKETFLIQLIGIIEQFIYSDRIRIKNPLFNENEVKKRILSMLNLNKVIQHIWNELRAENTTQLTPVFDKEHPIRSTADVRTWWTSKPCEGFGKSHINFTVVDSKMEFLEARTINDCEAVESFVKNDHLGFAILYNHQGVIRRYFPDFIIRLKNGEYLILETKGHDSEQNKTKRAFLDEWCKAVNHHGGFGKWTGAVSFDPNDLEKVLQDVNNYTK; encoded by the coding sequence ATGAAGAAGATAGATAAACTCATCATCAATTCCCCTTACGAAGAACCACGGCAGTATTGGGAATATGTAAGGGATACACGGGAATTCGTCAGGCAGGATGGCAGAAGACCCGCAGGGTATGTTGTGGCTTCAGAAAGCTCAAAATCATTTGATGACCCCGGGACTTTTATCGAGATTAAGCTGGTCAATACTATCCGTCCAAGGGTAAAAAAGTGGAGAGAAGACGGCTATCCAGGGATTGCAGGGATTACCAAAAGATTGCTGCAGCACTGGCAAGACCCGGAAGAACGCAAAGACCGGAGATTTTTCTTTTGCCAGCTGGAGGCCATTGAAACCCTGATATGGCTTACCGAAGCGCCGGAAGCAGACCGCACAGGTATTGACATTTCCGGCGATGGCGGCGATTTTTCGCGATGGTGCTGCAAGATGGCTACGGGTTCGGGCAAGACGATTGTCATGAGCATGCTCATTGCATGGCAAATCCTGAATAAAGCAGCCAATAACAAAGACACGCACTTCTCCAAAAATATATTGGTTGTTGCGCCGGGCTTGACGGTCCGCAATCGTTTATCGGTGTTGAATCCTTTCGACAAAGAAAACTACTATGAGGAATTCAACATCGTTCCATCGGGTTTGATGGAATCACTTCGGCAGGGAAAGGTAAAGATCGTCAACTGGCACACTCTTGCCTGGGACAGCGAAGAAAGACTGGCAAAGAAGAAGACCGTTGATAAACGGGGAGCCAAAAGCGATGAGGCATATGTGCGGGATGTGCTGGGCGATATGGCAAATGCAACAAATCTTATCGTTATTAACGATGAGGCGCACCATGCCTGGCGTGTTCCGGCAGAAAGCAAAATGAAAGGCGTAAAGAAAGAAGATATTGAAGAAAGCACCGTTTGGGTGGGTGGACTGGACAGGATTCACAGGGCAAGGGGCATCATCCGGTGTTTCGACTTATCGGCCACGCCATTTGCCCCATCAGGCAAAAAGGCAAATGAAGAGGCCTTATTTCCCTGGATTGTCAGTGATTTCGGGTTGAATGATGCGATTGAGTCTGGATTGGTAAAAACGCCGCGGGTTGTCATTCGTGATGATGCCAATGTTGATGAGAATCTGCGTTCACGGCTCTATCATATTTACATGGATGCCACCGTGAAAGATGACATCAACCGGAAGGCAGAAGAAGGAGAACCGCTTCCCGACCTCATTAAAAATGCCTATCTGCTTTTAGGTAAGGACTGGAAGGCCGCTAAAGACGACTGGGAAAAGGCCGGACATAAAATTCCACCGGTGATGATCACCGTTGCAAACACCACATACACATCAGCCCGCATCAAATATGCCTTTGATCACGATGCCTTTTTCCTGTCCGTTGCCGGGCTGGTGGATTTGTGCGATCAGGAAAAAATACTGCAGATTGACAGCAGGATCCTTGACAAAGCAGAAGCCGAAACAGAAGAAGCAGGCACTGACGGAAAAAAACCAGAGGAAAACGATGACAATCAAACCAAAGAGAAGAGGCTAACCAAAAAGCAACAGGCTGAATTATTAAGGAAAACGGTTGACACCGTTGGCAAGACCGGAGAGCCAGGCGAACAGATACAAAATGTGATTTCTGTAGGCATGCTCAGCGAAGGTTGGGATGCCAAAACAGTTACCCACATTATGGGCCTGCGGGCATTTAGCAGCCAGTTATTGTGCGAACAGGTGGTAGGTCGTGGTTTACGGAGGACTTCGTACGATGTAGGAAAAGACGGTTTATTTGAACCAGAGTATGTGAACATCTTCGGCGTGCCTTTCACCTTTATGCCTCACGAGGGGACCGACGGGCCGCCCCCACCGCCTCCACCCCCAAAAACCAGGATTGAACCGGTGGAAGAAAAGGCGGAACACAAAATTTCATTCCCGAACATCCTGAGGATTGACCATGTGTACCAACCGCAACTGTCTCTTAACCTGGAAAAGGTCAAACCGCTTGAACTTGACCCGTACGAATCAATCACAGGGGCAGAGTTAGCCGCAATTATCGCGGGAAAGCCAAATCCGGCGGCGCTGACTGAGATCGATTTAAAAGAAATTGGCGAGAAATTCCGCATGCAGTCTATCATTTTCAGAATTGCATCCTCGATTTACAATTCAGAAAAAAAACCAGACTGGAAGGGAAGCAAGGAAACGTTTTTGATTCAGCTTATTGGCATTATTGAACAATTCATTTATTCGGACAGAATCAGGATAAAAAATCCGTTATTCAATGAGAATGAAGTAAAAAAGAGAATCCTGAGTATGCTGAATTTGAACAAGGTCATTCAGCATATCTGGAATGAACTACGGGCAGAGAACACGACTCAGCTCACTCCGGTTTTTGACAAGGAACATCCTATCCGTTCGACTGCTGATGTGCGCACCTGGTGGACAAGCAAACCATGTGAGGGTTTTGGGAAAAGCCATATCAATTTTACTGTAGTTGACAGCAAGATGGAATTTCTTGAGGCACGAACCATCAATGATTGCGAGGCTGTGGAATCATTCGTGAAGAACGACCATTTAGGTTTCGCCATTCTTTACAACCATCAGGGAGTGATCAGGAGATATTTTCCCGATTTTATTATCAGATTGAAGAATGGAGAATATCTCATTCTTGAAACCAAAGGGCACGATAGTGAACAGAATAAAACCAAGAGGGCATTTTTAGACGAGTGGTGCAAGGCAGTGAATCATCATGGTGGTTTTGGCAAGTGGACTGGGGCGGTGTCTTTCGATCCCAACGACCTTGAAAAGGTGTTACAAGATGTCAATAATTATACGAAATAA
- a CDS encoding ChaN family lipoprotein: MNVLRNFTTYLLPKGFGSVVFFLLSSLIFLPMNAFSENDRLKSFPEQVAIDDIIHIPTGEKVQFVHLENFLDCARIIYVGEIHANKASHQVQLKILKACYEKFGNNLTVGMEMFTRPYQPFLDQWTAGEIDEQKFLEETHWDKEWGYDYLLYKDIFDFVREKKIPLIALNAPKELVRMVSKKGLKDLTEEERKLLPEIDTSGFFHRVYLERATREHRDHAAALERYNDVQCLWEEYMAQTIANYLSSWEGKDKKMLVFAGNGHIIYDFGIPARVFRRNFLPYHTIYPAEFQGNKPTSDQNLFLSDIPLEPADFVWVIPPQAAMEKRIYLGVQIQKNTDHTLIIEAITPESPAQKAGFQIGDTILSVDGKTVKSVMELVHYLQTKRFGETCTVVIERSGNSISCEVTLFEIKHP, encoded by the coding sequence ATGAATGTTCTCAGGAATTTCACTACCTATCTGTTGCCAAAGGGTTTTGGCAGCGTCGTTTTCTTCCTTTTATCGTCACTCATTTTTTTACCCATGAACGCCTTTTCAGAAAATGACCGGCTAAAGAGTTTCCCGGAACAGGTTGCCATTGACGACATCATTCACATACCTACCGGTGAAAAGGTGCAGTTTGTTCATTTGGAAAACTTTCTCGATTGTGCCCGCATCATCTATGTCGGTGAAATTCATGCCAATAAGGCGTCACATCAGGTTCAATTGAAGATACTCAAGGCGTGTTATGAAAAATTTGGAAACAACCTTACGGTAGGAATGGAGATGTTTACCCGGCCGTATCAGCCTTTTTTGGACCAGTGGACCGCAGGTGAAATTGATGAGCAAAAATTTCTGGAGGAAACGCATTGGGATAAGGAGTGGGGATACGATTATCTTTTGTACAAGGACATCTTTGACTTTGTTCGTGAAAAGAAAATCCCCCTCATCGCTTTAAATGCGCCGAAGGAACTGGTGCGCATGGTAAGTAAAAAGGGCCTGAAGGACTTAACCGAAGAAGAAAGAAAGCTGCTCCCCGAAATTGACACATCCGGTTTCTTTCACCGTGTCTATCTGGAGCGGGCCACCCGCGAACACAGGGACCATGCGGCCGCTCTGGAAAGATACAACGACGTACAATGTTTATGGGAAGAATACATGGCCCAGACGATTGCAAACTATCTGTCCTCGTGGGAAGGAAAGGACAAAAAGATGCTCGTATTTGCCGGAAACGGCCATATTATCTATGATTTTGGCATTCCAGCACGGGTGTTTCGCCGTAATTTCCTGCCCTACCACACCATCTATCCAGCCGAATTTCAAGGGAATAAACCGACCTCTGACCAAAATCTGTTTTTGTCAGACATCCCCCTGGAGCCTGCTGATTTTGTCTGGGTTATTCCCCCACAGGCCGCGATGGAAAAGAGGATCTATTTAGGGGTTCAGATCCAAAAAAACACCGATCATACATTGATCATTGAAGCAATAACGCCGGAAAGTCCGGCTCAAAAGGCTGGATTCCAGATAGGTGACACGATCCTTTCCGTCGATGGGAAAACGGTGAAAAGCGTTATGGAACTGGTGCATTACCTCCAGACGAAGCGCTTTGGAGAAACCTGCACGGTGGTAATCGAACGGAGCGGAAACAGTATTTCCTGTGAAGTCACTCTGTTTGAGATAAAACATCCATGA
- a CDS encoding DUF86 domain-containing protein — translation MPDKNLVLSILQQIDESLEKIKGRAVQIYSADDFTNSPSGMEKLDSICMQFIAVGEALKKIDKITGGGLLSKYPEIDWKGVMGFRDIIAHHYFDIDAEEIFWICAHELSPLSAAIKSMIKEMMQGGLRV, via the coding sequence ATGCCTGACAAGAACCTTGTTCTGTCAATACTTCAACAGATAGATGAGTCCCTTGAAAAAATCAAGGGCCGTGCGGTACAAATTTATAGCGCAGATGATTTCACCAATTCGCCGTCCGGTATGGAAAAGTTAGACAGCATCTGTATGCAGTTCATCGCTGTCGGAGAAGCCTTGAAAAAGATAGACAAAATAACCGGCGGTGGCCTTCTCTCTAAATATCCTGAAATAGACTGGAAAGGCGTCATGGGTTTTCGGGATATCATAGCCCATCATTATTTTGATATTGACGCGGAAGAGATATTCTGGATATGCGCTCATGAATTATCGCCGTTATCCGCTGCTATTAAAAGTATGATAAAGGAGATGATGCAAGGGGGATTGAGAGTTTGA
- a CDS encoding valine--tRNA ligase has translation MQTKLSPQYNPKEIEDKWYHFWEQEGSFHSVPDSSKKPYTIVIPPPNITGVLHMGHALNNILQDILIRWRRMQGYNTLWMPGTDHAGIATQNVVERELGTKRIKREQLGRERFVEEVWKWKKKYGSTIIQQLKKLGSSCDWERERFTMDDGLSAAVKETFVRLFQRGLIYKGTYIINWCPRCRTALADDEVEHEEHDGHLWHIKYPFRDAPHLFMIVATTRPETMLGDVAVAVNPRDDRYKDMIGESLTLPVVGRELPIIADEFVDPSFGTGAVKVTPAHDPNDFEMGKRHNLTPLVIMQENGAMNELAGDYEGMDRFECRDALVEELKLKKFIEMVTPHKHSVGHCYRCHCVIEPYLSEQWFIRMRPLADAAIKASQKKSVTFFPERWEKIYLSWLENVRDWCISRQIWWGHRIPAWHCQDCGEITVAVEAPAECIKCSGSTLKQDEDVLDTWFSSALWPFSTLGWPAETPELQYYYPTSTLITDRGIIYFWVARMVMMGLEFMNHVPFSNVYIHGTILDEQGRKMSKSLGNGIDPLVMIDQYGADALRFSIIVLTTEGQDIKLAESRFEMGRNFTNKLWNAARFILMNLGEEHPQEITIESADYHFEDTWVLSRLNSTIKACTLYLEQFKFNDAAMKVYDFTWHSFCDWYLEIVKTRLYEPVSQKDKKVAQIVLAKVFHQILHLLHPFVPFITEELWQHLQSTVVKNRIDIHKNMHSKCLMSSFWPRADKRYEDQSAEEIMIILQDIIRSIRNIRSKMNIRDKQKLDAVISLSEDVGYELSGHSELLKRMASIEHLQIGVNLTKPANAACEVLGKIQAFVPLAGIIDPGAEKERQTKHLKQLEDYLIVVRGKLENKNFTARAPAHVVALEQNREKELLEQITKVKLILNDLG, from the coding sequence ATGCAAACAAAGCTATCACCGCAATATAATCCCAAAGAAATCGAAGACAAATGGTACCATTTCTGGGAGCAAGAGGGAAGTTTTCACAGCGTGCCAGACTCATCAAAGAAGCCCTATACTATCGTTATCCCTCCCCCCAATATAACCGGCGTCCTTCATATGGGACATGCCCTGAACAATATTCTTCAGGATATTTTAATCCGCTGGCGACGCATGCAGGGATACAACACCCTCTGGATGCCAGGCACAGATCATGCCGGTATTGCCACCCAAAATGTGGTTGAGCGGGAACTGGGAACCAAACGAATCAAGCGCGAACAACTGGGGCGGGAGCGTTTTGTGGAAGAGGTCTGGAAGTGGAAGAAGAAATACGGCTCAACCATTATTCAGCAATTAAAAAAGCTGGGAAGCTCGTGCGACTGGGAACGTGAGCGGTTCACCATGGATGATGGCCTTTCCGCGGCAGTAAAAGAAACCTTTGTGCGTCTCTTTCAGCGCGGATTAATTTACAAGGGCACCTACATCATCAACTGGTGTCCCCGCTGCCGCACAGCGCTGGCCGATGACGAGGTCGAGCACGAGGAGCACGATGGACACCTCTGGCACATAAAGTATCCGTTCAGGGACGCCCCGCATCTCTTTATGATTGTGGCTACGACACGCCCCGAAACGATGCTGGGAGACGTTGCCGTAGCGGTAAACCCGCGTGATGACCGCTATAAAGACATGATCGGAGAATCCCTCACCCTGCCCGTTGTTGGCAGAGAACTGCCAATCATTGCTGATGAATTTGTCGATCCGTCCTTTGGAACGGGCGCAGTAAAGGTAACCCCTGCCCATGACCCAAACGACTTTGAAATGGGAAAACGGCACAACCTGACTCCCCTCGTTATTATGCAGGAAAATGGCGCCATGAACGAACTTGCCGGGGATTACGAGGGAATGGACAGATTTGAATGCAGAGATGCCTTAGTAGAAGAATTAAAGTTGAAAAAATTTATCGAAATGGTTACTCCTCACAAACATTCGGTAGGGCATTGTTATCGCTGCCACTGCGTTATCGAGCCTTACCTTTCCGAACAGTGGTTTATCAGGATGCGACCCCTTGCGGACGCTGCTATCAAGGCGAGCCAAAAGAAGTCTGTGACGTTCTTTCCGGAACGATGGGAAAAGATATACCTCAGTTGGCTGGAGAATGTGCGGGACTGGTGTATCTCACGGCAGATTTGGTGGGGTCACCGTATTCCTGCCTGGCACTGTCAGGACTGCGGAGAAATTACCGTAGCCGTGGAAGCGCCGGCGGAGTGCATCAAATGCAGCGGCAGCACGCTGAAACAGGACGAGGATGTGCTTGATACCTGGTTCAGCTCTGCCTTATGGCCTTTTTCCACCCTGGGCTGGCCAGCGGAGACACCGGAGTTGCAGTACTATTATCCCACATCTACCCTGATAACTGACCGGGGAATCATCTATTTCTGGGTCGCACGCATGGTCATGATGGGGCTCGAGTTCATGAACCACGTCCCCTTCTCCAATGTTTATATCCACGGAACCATCCTCGATGAACAGGGACGGAAGATGAGTAAATCCCTGGGAAATGGCATAGACCCTCTCGTTATGATTGATCAATACGGCGCGGACGCCCTGCGATTTTCGATCATTGTCCTGACCACAGAGGGACAGGACATCAAACTCGCCGAGAGCAGGTTTGAGATGGGGCGCAACTTCACGAATAAGCTGTGGAATGCGGCACGCTTTATCCTGATGAATTTGGGAGAGGAACATCCACAAGAAATCACTATCGAATCCGCGGATTATCACTTTGAAGACACGTGGGTCCTGAGCCGGTTAAATTCCACAATCAAGGCGTGCACGTTATACCTGGAACAATTCAAATTCAATGATGCAGCCATGAAGGTCTACGATTTCACCTGGCATTCCTTCTGTGACTGGTACCTGGAGATCGTAAAGACACGCCTCTATGAGCCGGTAAGCCAGAAAGACAAAAAGGTGGCGCAAATCGTGCTGGCAAAGGTCTTTCATCAGATACTCCACCTGCTCCACCCTTTTGTCCCTTTTATTACCGAGGAGTTATGGCAGCATTTACAAAGTACGGTTGTAAAAAACAGAATCGATATCCATAAAAATATGCACAGCAAGTGTCTCATGAGCAGCTTCTGGCCGAGGGCAGATAAACGTTATGAGGATCAATCCGCGGAAGAAATCATGATCATCCTGCAGGACATCATTCGGTCTATCCGGAATATCCGGAGTAAAATGAATATCCGTGATAAGCAAAAACTGGACGCCGTCATATCCCTCTCCGAAGACGTCGGATATGAATTGAGCGGGCATTCAGAACTCCTGAAGCGAATGGCCAGTATTGAGCACTTACAAATCGGTGTGAACCTTACAAAACCTGCCAATGCCGCTTGTGAGGTTCTTGGGAAAATACAGGCCTTTGTCCCGCTTGCAGGCATTATTGATCCAGGCGCTGAAAAGGAGCGCCAGACAAAACATCTGAAACAACTCGAAGATTACTTAATAGTGGTTCGGGGCAAACTGGAAAACAAGAATTTTACTGCGCGAGCGCCTGCTCATGTGGTAGCATTGGAACAGAACCGGGAAAAGGAACTGTTAGAACAAATAACGAAAGTAAAACTTATTTTAAATGATCTTGGATAA
- a CDS encoding nucleotidyltransferase family protein, protein MGRICHIELPKDKIADFCRKWKIREFSIFGSVLREDFHPDSDIDVLVTLSEEAKNTLFDLVHMKEELEQILGRGVDLVSRRGIESSRNYIRKEAILGTAETVYAER, encoded by the coding sequence ATGGGAAGGATATGTCATATAGAATTGCCGAAAGACAAGATCGCCGATTTTTGCAGGAAGTGGAAGATTCGGGAATTTTCCATTTTTGGATCGGTATTAAGAGAGGACTTCCATCCTGACAGTGATATTGATGTGCTTGTAACCCTCTCGGAAGAGGCAAAGAATACCCTGTTTGACCTTGTTCACATGAAAGAAGAACTTGAGCAGATATTGGGAAGAGGGGTTGATTTGGTCAGCCGCCGGGGCATAGAATCCAGCAGAAACTATATCCGCAAAGAGGCTATTTTAGGAACAGCAGAGACCGTATATGCAGAGAGATAG
- a CDS encoding DUF86 domain-containing protein, giving the protein MGEAATHVSESCREEFPHIPWRSITNMRNRLIHAYFDINLDIVWQTVTDNLPSLITEFDKIPSLKKDL; this is encoded by the coding sequence ATAGGCGAGGCTGCCACCCATGTTTCAGAGAGTTGTCGCGAGGAGTTTCCCCATATCCCCTGGAGAAGTATAACCAACATGAGAAACCGGCTAATCCATGCCTATTTTGATATAAATCTGGATATTGTCTGGCAGACGGTTACCGATAACCTTCCCTCTCTCATAACCGAATTTGATAAAATACCTTCCCTTAAGAAGGATTTATGA
- a CDS encoding metallophosphoesterase, translated as MKIISFGDIHEDIRNLSMMRSELETAELIVLSGDLTNCHGKAETKRVLDAIKKYNKHLLAQYGNMDMQETDSYLSQEGINLHGNGYLLGDVGIFGCGGSSATPFHTPSEISEAEIERFLTDGFNKVKDARWKIMVCHTPPKDTTTDIIQNGMHVGSQTVRDFILKFKPHVCISGHIHESRNKDKVGDTIVLNAGMFRDGWYIEVVIDKGALSAALKSIA; from the coding sequence ATGAAGATTATTTCTTTTGGCGACATCCATGAAGACATCAGGAATCTTAGTATGATGAGGTCAGAACTGGAAACGGCAGAGCTGATTGTGTTGTCCGGAGATTTGACCAATTGCCACGGAAAGGCAGAGACGAAAAGAGTATTAGATGCCATAAAAAAATATAATAAACACCTCCTTGCACAGTATGGCAATATGGATATGCAAGAGACCGATAGCTATCTGTCTCAGGAAGGGATAAACCTGCATGGGAATGGATATCTGCTTGGAGACGTCGGCATCTTTGGTTGCGGCGGTTCAAGTGCGACTCCCTTTCATACGCCGTCAGAAATCAGCGAAGCAGAGATTGAGCGGTTCCTCACAGACGGTTTTAACAAAGTAAAAGACGCGCGTTGGAAGATCATGGTCTGTCATACCCCACCAAAAGACACAACAACAGACATCATTCAAAATGGCATGCACGTGGGGAGTCAAACGGTTAGGGATTTTATTCTTAAATTCAAGCCCCATGTCTGTATATCGGGTCACATCCATGAATCGAGGAACAAGGACAAAGTAGGTGATACCATTGTTTTAAACGCAGGTATGTTCCGGGACGGGTGGTATATTGAGGTCGTTATCGATAAAGGCGCCCTGTCTGCAGCGCTGAAATCCATTGCTTAA